From the Candidatus Methanoplasma cognatum genome, one window contains:
- a CDS encoding DEAD/DEAH box helicase: MSFDKLSPELVSVLKDRGITQPTDPQRSAIPMILSGKNVLLVAPTGIGKTEAAMLPIFDSIFRTKGKSGIRCLYITPLRALNRDMLKRMEDYGTALDISVGVRHGDTTQAERNRQSQKAPEILITTPETVQVLFTGKRLREHLKNVEWVVVDEIHELSSTERGAQLGVALERLAEISGEYQRIGLSATVGDVDDVKEFLSGVGREAVLCKHDTHREFEIFVECPIPDTGDAVLLDKLQSDPDILAVMKRARALIESGRSTLLFVNTRETAEWLAARYHIWDEDFSIDVHHGSLSKENRTGIEDQFKNGGLRAVIATSSLELGIDIGTADLVIQYNSPREVSRMIQRAGRAGHRMGEVIRSVILATSPDEVAEALVIARRSDAKELEYFKGRASPFTVLANQLIAMTMSGRTNRDLAYKIFRRSNSFKTLRRSDMDDVLEQLKSIKMIFEDENGFRRSKKGMQYFYDNISMIPDERTYLIRDISTRGIIGTLDESFVASFAEPFAMFIAKGRTWRIVEMREDELLVEEAGDVGSVPSWAGSDIPVPFEVAMEVGRMRRKMDLERYPGDENCRKKITEYIGEQKERWPVPTDNTITLETGDRLAILNCCFGSRVNETFGKIYSALLTARLGESIGVSADAYRIILELPRNVDRKLLEDTFRSIKPGTVEALARITILNSTYLKWRFVHVAKKFGIIEKGADHRFINFNRLFDLHKDTPAYNEAINMVLWEDLDIENAELVMRLLSEGRIKMEMCGISHIGLEGITRSKELMQPVRADHSILMALKNRLEEEVLHASCLNCLNQWRLRVQDAPQRFKCSRCEGNMIALLKGYERESIKFIKKKDRNEQEKKDALRVSRNANLVNEYGKRAAMVLAGRGIGPDSASRILRSMHADEDDFLRDIMSAEILYAKTKRFWD, translated from the coding sequence ATGTCTTTTGATAAACTCAGCCCGGAACTCGTTTCAGTTTTGAAGGATAGGGGCATAACACAGCCGACAGATCCTCAGAGAAGCGCCATTCCGATGATACTTTCCGGAAAGAATGTGCTTCTGGTGGCCCCCACCGGCATCGGTAAGACCGAGGCCGCCATGCTCCCGATCTTCGATTCCATTTTCAGAACTAAAGGGAAGAGCGGCATACGATGCTTGTACATAACGCCGCTCAGAGCCCTCAACAGGGACATGCTGAAAAGGATGGAGGACTACGGGACTGCGCTGGACATATCGGTCGGAGTGAGACACGGCGACACCACGCAGGCGGAAAGGAACAGACAATCTCAGAAGGCTCCGGAGATCCTCATCACGACGCCGGAAACGGTGCAGGTCCTTTTTACGGGCAAGCGGCTGAGGGAGCATCTGAAGAACGTGGAATGGGTCGTGGTGGACGAGATACACGAACTTTCAAGCACGGAAAGGGGCGCGCAGCTCGGCGTCGCCCTGGAAAGGCTGGCGGAGATAAGCGGAGAATATCAAAGGATCGGCCTTTCCGCGACCGTCGGCGATGTTGACGATGTTAAGGAGTTCCTCTCCGGCGTGGGCAGGGAGGCGGTCCTGTGCAAACACGATACACACAGAGAGTTCGAGATATTCGTCGAGTGCCCGATCCCGGATACGGGTGACGCCGTCCTCCTGGACAAACTGCAGAGCGACCCCGACATCCTGGCGGTGATGAAGAGGGCCAGAGCGCTTATCGAATCGGGAAGGTCAACGCTGCTCTTTGTGAACACAAGGGAGACGGCCGAGTGGCTTGCGGCAAGATATCATATCTGGGACGAGGACTTTTCGATCGACGTGCACCACGGATCCCTCTCGAAAGAGAACAGAACGGGCATTGAAGACCAGTTCAAGAACGGGGGCCTTAGGGCGGTCATCGCGACATCCTCTCTTGAATTAGGAATCGACATCGGGACCGCCGATCTTGTCATACAATATAACTCCCCGAGAGAGGTGTCGAGGATGATACAGCGCGCCGGGCGCGCCGGGCACAGGATGGGGGAGGTCATCCGCTCTGTGATCCTTGCTACATCCCCCGACGAGGTCGCCGAAGCGCTGGTCATAGCGAGGAGGAGCGACGCAAAGGAGCTCGAATACTTCAAAGGCAGGGCGAGTCCTTTCACGGTGCTTGCGAACCAGCTCATCGCGATGACGATGAGCGGCCGTACGAACAGGGACCTTGCCTATAAAATTTTCAGAAGGTCCAATTCGTTCAAAACGCTCCGGCGGTCCGATATGGATGACGTGCTGGAGCAGCTGAAATCCATAAAGATGATATTCGAGGACGAGAACGGGTTCAGACGTTCAAAGAAAGGGATGCAGTATTTCTATGACAATATCTCCATGATCCCGGATGAAAGAACATATCTGATCCGGGATATAAGCACAAGAGGGATCATCGGAACTCTTGACGAGAGCTTCGTGGCGTCTTTCGCCGAACCGTTTGCGATGTTCATCGCAAAAGGCAGGACATGGAGGATAGTCGAGATGAGAGAGGACGAACTCCTCGTCGAGGAGGCCGGGGACGTCGGGTCCGTCCCGTCCTGGGCGGGTTCGGACATACCCGTTCCTTTCGAGGTCGCCATGGAGGTCGGAAGGATGCGCCGCAAGATGGACCTCGAACGATACCCGGGCGATGAGAACTGCCGCAAAAAGATCACCGAGTATATCGGCGAGCAGAAAGAGAGATGGCCGGTCCCCACTGACAATACCATCACCCTTGAGACGGGAGACAGGCTGGCGATACTGAACTGCTGCTTCGGCAGCAGGGTGAACGAGACATTCGGAAAGATATACTCCGCCCTGCTGACCGCCCGCCTCGGAGAAAGCATCGGCGTATCGGCCGACGCATACCGCATAATACTCGAACTCCCGAGGAATGTTGACAGGAAGCTGCTGGAGGACACGTTCAGGTCCATAAAGCCGGGTACGGTGGAGGCCTTGGCCAGGATCACCATCCTCAACTCCACGTACCTCAAATGGCGTTTTGTCCATGTGGCAAAGAAGTTCGGCATAATCGAGAAGGGTGCAGACCACCGTTTCATCAACTTCAACCGCCTTTTCGACCTTCATAAAGACACTCCGGCGTACAACGAGGCGATCAACATGGTGCTCTGGGAGGACCTGGACATCGAGAACGCAGAACTTGTCATGAGATTGCTGTCGGAGGGCAGGATAAAGATGGAGATGTGCGGGATATCCCACATAGGTCTTGAGGGGATCACCAGATCGAAGGAGCTTATGCAGCCGGTAAGGGCGGACCACTCGATACTGATGGCGCTCAAGAACAGGCTGGAGGAAGAGGTCCTCCACGCTTCGTGCCTGAACTGCCTGAATCAGTGGAGGCTGCGGGTGCAAGACGCTCCGCAGCGTTTCAAATGTTCCAGATGCGAAGGGAACATGATAGCCCTGCTCAAAGGATACGAAAGAGAGAGCATTAAATTTATCAAGAAAAAAGATCGAAACGAGCAGGAAAAGAAGGACGCTCTGCGCGTATCAAGGAACGCGAATCTAGTTAACGAGTACGGAAAGAGGGCCGCAATGGTCCTGGCCGGCAGAGGCATAGGTCCCGACAGCGCGTCCCGGATCCTGAGGAGCATGCATGCCGACGAGGACGATTTCCTCCGAGACATAATGAGCGCGGAGATACTTTACGCAAAGACCAAACGCTTCTGGGATTGA
- a CDS encoding heterodisulfide reductase-related iron-sulfur binding cluster yields MKALENPFSKLKDSIKIQKMPRVQQELTACLQCGYCISVCEAHDQTPWESVTPRGKIYYLNQLSSAGGVDKLLGREVSLSPYFVDAMYKCTGCGNCEAVCHANIPLVEFWETIRKWIVDEGAGPMSAHKGMAKKVGEVHNPYGEPVSKRGDWWPEDVERAQTPDVLFFAGCTGAYRQQILPQTGVRVLARAGVKINMLGTEEWCCSSPLLRTGTHRYSLECAEKVVEGADGMGAKDMVMTCSGCYKTISTDFGKFYAKTGQNVYHFSQYVEKLISEKKLSINHEFKAKVTYHDPCHMGRHMGVFETPRNVLKKIKGIELVEMDRNRENSRCCGAGGGYKSQYNDMAVNVAAERIKDAEETGADILVTCCPFCVVNLTQGAKQINSKIKIMDLSEVLLKVTAPAEPKPAEEKKSEPPKAPETLPADKDAAAKAEAEAKAREAAAKAEAEAKAREAAAKAEAEAKAREAAAKAEAEAKEREAAEEEAVGEDIWTDNSPEALVRRAAWNKGLRCRKDYGPLIIPVAFINSKVAVYILTEGKVDADTKKALEEDGWAVLSFFENDITDGETQAVEIKAAVKENLRAMGKKKKK; encoded by the coding sequence ATGAAGGCCCTTGAGAACCCGTTTTCAAAACTGAAAGACAGCATCAAGATCCAAAAGATGCCGCGCGTTCAGCAAGAACTCACTGCCTGCCTGCAGTGCGGCTACTGCATCAGCGTCTGCGAGGCCCACGATCAGACGCCTTGGGAATCGGTGACCCCCAGAGGGAAGATATACTATCTCAACCAGCTCAGCAGCGCCGGGGGCGTCGACAAACTCCTCGGCAGAGAGGTCTCGCTCAGCCCGTATTTCGTTGACGCGATGTACAAATGCACAGGCTGCGGGAACTGCGAGGCGGTCTGCCATGCGAACATCCCCCTGGTCGAATTCTGGGAGACCATCAGGAAATGGATAGTGGATGAAGGCGCCGGCCCGATGTCCGCCCACAAAGGCATGGCGAAGAAGGTCGGGGAGGTCCACAACCCGTACGGAGAACCGGTGTCCAAGAGGGGGGACTGGTGGCCTGAGGATGTGGAAAGGGCACAAACCCCGGATGTTCTTTTCTTCGCGGGATGCACCGGAGCGTACAGACAGCAGATACTTCCGCAGACCGGCGTCCGCGTGCTTGCGAGGGCGGGAGTGAAGATCAATATGCTCGGCACTGAAGAATGGTGCTGCTCATCGCCGCTGCTCAGAACGGGCACCCACAGATACTCGCTCGAATGCGCCGAGAAGGTCGTTGAGGGAGCGGACGGAATGGGCGCAAAGGACATGGTGATGACATGTTCAGGCTGTTACAAGACGATCTCCACCGACTTCGGAAAGTTCTATGCGAAGACCGGACAGAACGTTTACCATTTCTCCCAGTACGTGGAGAAACTGATCTCGGAGAAGAAGCTTTCCATCAACCACGAGTTCAAAGCAAAGGTGACATACCACGACCCCTGCCACATGGGAAGGCACATGGGCGTCTTTGAGACCCCCAGGAATGTCCTGAAGAAGATCAAGGGCATAGAGCTTGTGGAAATGGACCGCAACAGAGAGAACTCCAGATGCTGCGGCGCCGGAGGCGGATACAAGAGCCAATACAATGACATGGCCGTGAATGTCGCGGCGGAGAGGATCAAGGACGCAGAGGAGACCGGCGCGGACATCCTCGTCACATGCTGCCCCTTCTGCGTGGTCAATCTTACGCAGGGCGCGAAGCAAATCAACTCCAAGATAAAGATCATGGACCTTTCGGAAGTGCTTCTGAAGGTTACCGCCCCGGCGGAGCCGAAGCCCGCGGAGGAGAAGAAATCAGAGCCGCCGAAAGCGCCGGAAACCCTGCCTGCGGATAAGGATGCCGCTGCAAAGGCTGAGGCTGAAGCGAAAGCAAGAGAGGCTGCTGCAAAGGCTGAGGCTGAAGCGAAAGCAAGAGAGGCTGCTGCAAAGGCTGAGGCTGAAGCGAAAGCAAGAGAGGCTGCTGCAAAGGCTGAAGCCGAGGCAAAGGAAAGAGAGGCCGCCGAAGAAGAGGCTGTAGGAGAGGACATCTGGACGGACAATTCTCCGGAAGCGCTTGTCAGGAGGGCCGCCTGGAACAAGGGCCTCAGATGCAGAAAGGATTACGGGCCCCTCATCATACCGGTCGCCTTCATCAACTCAAAAGTGGCCGTGTACATCCTCACAGAAGGAAAAGTGGATGCCGACACAAAAAAAGCACTGGAGGAGGACGGATGGGCCGTATTGTCCTTCTTTGAGAATGACATCACCGACGGCGAGACCCAAGCGGTCGAGATAAAAGCCGCGGTGAAAGAGAATCTCAGGGCCATGGGCAAAAAGAAGAAGAAATAA
- a CDS encoding CDC48 family AAA ATPase, which yields MDKYLELKVAMAERQSEVGYGRARIDNESRRYLGLDLGDIIEIIGKRTVVAKIFKGEAGDDGMRLIRIDGPTRTCAGVSVDETVRIRKCDPGIAQKVVLSPNISEGKRISYEEGVENMFRSGLLWRPLIVGMDIMLSNIALMGNRVPYNVTSTVPPGPVVVGEDTEIVVRSEPAKKDKNVRTGRTTYDDIGGLDEELRRIREMIELPLKHPELFDRMGISAPKGVLLFGPPGTGKTLIAEAVANESGASFYSIRGPEIMGRYYGQSEERLRKIFEEAEENAPSIIFLDEIDSIAPNRDSTYGEVERRVVAQLLTLMDGMGGRGDVIVIGATNREDSIDPALRRPGRFDREIEIGVPNTKGRKSILEVHTRDMPLSDDVEIEKLAGTTQGFVGADLASLARESAMKCLSKHISKLDLDKPVPQSTLETMKVCMTDFADALADIEPSGMREVFVEIPKTTWDDIGGLEHIRKEIEEVFVPTEEHKSFERLGISPGKAVLLYGPPGTGKTLIAKAVANESGANFIAISGPEIASKWMGESERAIRKIFKKAKQMAPCIIFFDEIDSIAPVRGGGDSQAWERVVAQLLTSMDGIESMNRVMVMAATNRPDMIDPALLRPGRMDRMILVGRPGPEERKSILKVHTAKMPLKDIDLESVARATEGYVGADIASLCREAGLSAYRRDSAAQYVTEKDFRAAMSIVGPSVDEATFEKYESLSKEMRKLRMGWNDPFYG from the coding sequence ATGGACAAATACCTTGAGCTTAAGGTCGCGATGGCGGAGAGGCAGTCCGAGGTAGGATATGGGAGGGCGAGGATCGACAACGAGTCCCGCAGGTACCTCGGTCTTGACCTGGGAGATATCATCGAGATAATAGGCAAAAGGACGGTCGTGGCGAAGATATTCAAAGGGGAGGCCGGCGACGACGGCATGAGGCTCATACGCATAGACGGCCCAACGAGGACATGCGCCGGCGTGAGCGTGGACGAGACAGTGCGCATAAGGAAATGCGATCCCGGCATAGCGCAGAAGGTGGTCCTCAGTCCCAACATATCCGAGGGCAAAAGGATCAGTTATGAGGAAGGCGTAGAGAACATGTTCCGGAGCGGGCTCCTGTGGAGGCCGCTCATCGTAGGCATGGACATAATGCTGTCGAACATCGCCCTTATGGGCAACAGGGTGCCCTACAATGTCACTTCGACGGTTCCCCCTGGACCGGTGGTCGTCGGCGAGGACACGGAGATAGTGGTAAGGAGCGAGCCTGCCAAAAAGGATAAGAACGTGCGGACGGGACGCACCACATATGATGACATAGGAGGGCTGGATGAGGAGCTGCGGAGGATAAGGGAGATGATAGAGCTCCCGCTCAAACATCCGGAGCTTTTCGACCGCATGGGTATATCCGCGCCTAAGGGCGTGCTGCTGTTCGGGCCCCCAGGCACCGGCAAGACGCTGATAGCGGAGGCGGTCGCAAACGAGTCCGGCGCGTCTTTTTATTCGATCCGCGGGCCGGAGATAATGGGCAGATACTATGGGCAGAGCGAAGAGAGGCTCAGGAAGATATTCGAGGAGGCCGAGGAGAACGCCCCGAGCATAATATTCCTTGACGAGATAGATTCGATAGCCCCGAACAGGGACTCCACCTACGGAGAGGTGGAAAGGCGGGTGGTGGCGCAGCTTCTGACGCTCATGGACGGAATGGGCGGAAGAGGGGATGTGATAGTGATCGGAGCTACCAACAGAGAGGATTCGATAGACCCCGCGCTCAGAAGGCCGGGAAGATTCGACAGGGAGATAGAGATCGGCGTCCCGAACACCAAGGGAAGGAAAAGCATCCTGGAGGTACACACAAGGGACATGCCGCTGTCAGATGATGTGGAGATAGAGAAGCTGGCGGGGACGACGCAGGGGTTCGTCGGAGCGGATCTCGCCTCGCTGGCCAGGGAATCAGCCATGAAATGCCTCAGCAAGCACATATCCAAACTTGATCTGGATAAGCCGGTGCCGCAGTCGACGCTTGAGACGATGAAGGTATGTATGACAGATTTCGCAGACGCGCTTGCAGACATAGAACCGAGCGGCATGAGGGAGGTATTCGTGGAAATACCCAAGACCACCTGGGACGACATAGGCGGCCTGGAACATATAAGGAAAGAGATCGAGGAGGTATTCGTCCCCACCGAGGAACACAAGTCCTTTGAAAGGCTGGGAATAAGTCCGGGGAAGGCGGTCCTGCTCTACGGCCCCCCGGGAACAGGCAAGACCCTTATCGCCAAGGCTGTGGCGAACGAATCCGGCGCGAACTTCATCGCAATAAGCGGACCGGAGATAGCCAGCAAATGGATGGGGGAATCGGAACGGGCCATAAGGAAGATATTCAAGAAAGCAAAGCAGATGGCGCCCTGCATAATATTCTTTGACGAGATAGATTCGATCGCCCCCGTAAGGGGCGGAGGCGACTCCCAGGCGTGGGAGAGAGTGGTGGCGCAGCTGCTGACGTCGATGGACGGCATCGAAAGCATGAACAGAGTGATGGTCATGGCGGCTACCAACCGTCCCGATATGATCGACCCGGCGCTGCTGAGGCCCGGAAGGATGGACCGCATGATACTGGTGGGAAGGCCCGGTCCGGAAGAGCGCAAGAGCATACTTAAGGTGCACACGGCGAAGATGCCGCTTAAAGACATCGATCTCGAGTCGGTCGCCAGAGCGACGGAGGGATACGTCGGCGCAGACATAGCTTCGCTGTGCAGGGAGGCCGGATTGTCCGCATACCGCAGGGACAGCGCCGCGCAGTACGTGACCGAAAAGGACTTCAGGGCCGCGATGAGCATAGTGGGCCCCTCGGTGGATGAGGCTACTTTCGAGAAGTATGAGTCACTGAGCAAAGAGATGAGAAAGCTCCGCATGGGGTGGAATGACCCCTTCTATGGGTAA
- a CDS encoding nucleotidyltransferase domain-containing protein, translating into MVSAKKKIYSISELKEVVAPVAEQYGVAKVYLFGSVARGDHDENSDYDFCIESGKIRGLIALSGFFQDLCYAVGREIDLVDIKALDPGFLKVVMSEGIIVYEG; encoded by the coding sequence ATGGTCTCTGCGAAAAAAAAGATATATTCCATCAGTGAGCTGAAGGAGGTAGTGGCGCCTGTAGCGGAGCAGTACGGGGTCGCTAAAGTGTATCTTTTTGGTTCAGTGGCCAGAGGGGACCATGATGAAAACAGCGACTATGACTTCTGCATTGAATCGGGGAAGATACGCGGGCTGATCGCACTTTCAGGATTCTTTCAGGATCTGTGTTATGCAGTGGGACGTGAAATAGATCTTGTTGATATCAAAGCCTTAGACCCGGGATTTCTGAAGGTCGTTATGTCCGAGGGGATTATAGTATATGAGGGATGA
- a CDS encoding DUF86 domain-containing protein codes for MRDDRRILVKIIGHCNDIEDALQYFGRDEEDFLGNKFFQKSCILDIFQIGEAVKSLSFGLTNENRDIPWKEIAGFRNLIAHDYERVSLKDTWIAVTEEAPELKIVCERILAGLTDQ; via the coding sequence ATGAGGGATGATAGGCGCATCTTGGTAAAGATAATTGGTCACTGTAACGATATCGAGGATGCTCTCCAATACTTTGGCAGGGACGAAGAAGATTTTCTTGGCAATAAGTTCTTCCAAAAAAGTTGTATCCTCGATATTTTTCAGATAGGAGAAGCCGTAAAATCGTTATCGTTCGGGTTAACGAACGAGAATAGGGATATTCCATGGAAGGAAATAGCCGGATTTAGAAATTTGATCGCCCACGACTACGAACGGGTCAGTCTGAAAGACACGTGGATAGCGGTGACCGAAGAGGCGCCCGAACTAAAGATAGTGTGCGAGAGGATATTGGCAGGGCTCACTGATCAATAA
- a CDS encoding PRC-barrel domain-containing protein — translation MEDRIFSREIIGKEVETITGRTVGVLEDIVIDTEDGSIKYLLISTAGNVLGESHKVDEKGRAVVETDRIRISGNRLIIN, via the coding sequence ATGGAGGACAGGATCTTCAGCAGAGAGATCATCGGCAAAGAGGTCGAAACGATAACCGGGCGCACGGTTGGAGTACTTGAGGATATTGTCATAGACACCGAGGACGGGTCGATAAAGTATCTTCTGATATCGACCGCCGGCAACGTGTTGGGGGAATCGCACAAAGTGGATGAAAAAGGCAGGGCCGTGGTGGAGACGGACCGCATAAGGATCAGCGGGAACAGGCTGATTATCAACTGA
- a CDS encoding tRNA uridine(34) 5-carboxymethylaminomethyl modification radical SAM/GNAT enzyme Elp3 has protein sequence MNDSHLIKELSRKIISAVKEGAVRDRDGIQRMKIELCGELGLTDVPPNSSILREVGPGDRKLLEPLLIKKPMRTLSGVAVVAVMTSPHPCPHGKCSYCPGGVENGSPQSYTGKEPAARRAGRNDYDPFLQVKDRIDQLTAIGHGTDKIDLIIMGGTFTSRDRGYQEWFVQRCLDAMNGEASSDLREAQRKNETSEHRCVGLTVETRPDVFGDEQVEQAMLLGATRVELGVQILDDGILSISKRGHGVKEVKDSTRSCKDRGLKVCYHIMPGLPGSDPKKDLECFERIFDDPDFRPDMLKFYPALVIQGTELYDMWKRGEYVPYDVDTAVDLLSKMKSAVPEYVRIQRIQRDIPAPQIAAGILKSNIRQLVRESMDANGVSCRCIRCREVGHTGEVLEDPELIELKIMEYEASGGAERFISLEYKDSIIGYARLRTDGTDTATIRELKVFGKAAAIGSEGEDWQHRGFGKELMLEAERLAALDGKKRIRVNSGIGVRRYYETLGYVLEEPFMVKPLS, from the coding sequence ATGAATGACAGCCATCTGATCAAAGAACTCAGCCGGAAGATCATCTCCGCCGTGAAGGAGGGGGCGGTGAGGGACAGAGACGGCATACAGAGAATGAAAATAGAGCTCTGCGGCGAGCTGGGGCTGACGGATGTGCCTCCGAACTCAAGCATACTGAGAGAGGTCGGACCCGGCGACAGAAAGCTTCTTGAGCCGCTCCTGATCAAAAAGCCCATGCGCACCCTGAGCGGCGTGGCGGTGGTGGCGGTGATGACCTCCCCTCACCCCTGTCCTCACGGGAAATGCTCCTACTGCCCCGGAGGGGTCGAGAACGGATCGCCCCAGTCCTATACCGGAAAGGAACCCGCCGCCAGAAGGGCCGGCAGGAACGATTACGACCCTTTCCTTCAGGTTAAGGACAGGATCGACCAGCTGACCGCCATAGGCCACGGGACCGATAAGATAGATCTCATCATCATGGGCGGGACCTTCACGTCAAGAGACAGGGGATACCAGGAGTGGTTTGTACAAAGGTGCCTCGACGCGATGAACGGAGAGGCGTCGTCTGACCTCAGGGAAGCGCAGAGGAAGAATGAGACCTCCGAACACCGGTGCGTCGGCCTGACCGTGGAGACAAGACCGGACGTGTTCGGCGACGAACAGGTCGAACAGGCCATGCTGCTCGGCGCCACGAGGGTCGAGCTGGGTGTTCAGATACTTGATGACGGTATACTTTCGATATCAAAGAGAGGGCACGGAGTAAAAGAAGTAAAGGATTCCACAAGGTCCTGCAAGGACCGCGGCCTCAAAGTATGCTACCATATAATGCCCGGACTCCCGGGGTCCGACCCGAAAAAAGACCTCGAATGCTTCGAACGCATCTTCGACGATCCGGATTTCCGGCCGGACATGCTGAAATTCTATCCGGCGCTGGTCATTCAGGGGACCGAACTCTACGACATGTGGAAAAGAGGGGAATACGTACCATACGATGTGGATACGGCAGTGGACCTCCTTTCAAAGATGAAATCGGCCGTTCCCGAATATGTCAGGATCCAGAGGATACAAAGGGATATCCCGGCGCCGCAGATAGCCGCCGGGATCCTCAAGAGCAACATCCGCCAGCTTGTCAGGGAGAGCATGGACGCCAACGGCGTATCCTGCAGATGCATCAGATGCAGGGAGGTCGGACATACCGGAGAGGTCCTGGAGGATCCTGAGCTCATCGAACTGAAGATCATGGAATATGAAGCAAGCGGCGGTGCGGAAAGGTTCATCTCCCTTGAATACAAAGACTCTATAATCGGCTATGCCAGACTGAGGACGGACGGGACCGACACCGCGACCATCAGGGAACTTAAGGTCTTCGGGAAGGCAGCGGCGATCGGCTCCGAAGGAGAGGACTGGCAGCACAGAGGGTTCGGAAAAGAGCTTATGCTTGAGGCAGAGCGTCTTGCGGCCCTTGACGGGAAGAAAAGGATCAGGGTCAACAGCGGCATCGGCGTGAGAAGGTACTACGAAACGCTCGGGTACGTTCTGGAAGAACCCTTTATGGTCAAACCTCTCAGTTGA
- a CDS encoding helix-turn-helix domain-containing protein, which translates to MFELQVVSNTPMNAVTDKDIVAETFLVQIGYIPKGYDPKTSATNVRDSVPYKLFMDFFMKNINKAWAVEELAALLETTKPTIYRHINKLKSMDLLESIDVEFDGAVRKGYRIRYGDLSKAWNFTEANVSMAMENYRRTVSHFQSLARSENG; encoded by the coding sequence TTGTTTGAACTACAAGTTGTCAGCAACACCCCCATGAACGCTGTGACGGATAAGGACATAGTTGCGGAGACATTCCTGGTGCAGATCGGATACATACCGAAAGGATATGATCCCAAGACCTCTGCGACGAACGTAAGGGACAGCGTGCCGTACAAACTGTTCATGGACTTCTTCATGAAGAATATAAACAAAGCTTGGGCGGTAGAAGAGCTGGCCGCACTTCTGGAGACCACCAAACCTACGATATACAGGCACATCAACAAGCTGAAATCGATGGATCTTCTGGAGAGCATCGACGTGGAGTTCGACGGCGCCGTCAGGAAAGGTTACAGGATCAGATATGGGGATCTGTCCAAGGCCTGGAACTTCACCGAGGCGAACGTCAGCATGGCCATGGAGAACTACAGGCGGACGGTATCGCACTTCCAGTCCCTCGCGAGGTCAGAGAACGGATGA
- a CDS encoding transcriptional regulator, with amino-acid sequence MTVEDLISSMLREEGGFQKAFRNMLYDELDMSLSEFCSISGISQSTMYKLLEEKREPNLRTVRDIIRALTMISRSDIDKFVAVIASSTFMESLPKTMVVDGRTIFIREYPISTVEDAIIAAVRAERDGALAIVCAPIIALTVKKILRIPVSPVMPLGSVLKALDDIKGLV; translated from the coding sequence ATGACAGTAGAGGACCTCATCTCAAGCATGCTCCGGGAAGAGGGGGGGTTCCAGAAAGCATTCCGGAATATGCTCTATGACGAACTCGATATGTCGCTGAGCGAATTCTGCTCCATATCCGGCATCTCGCAGAGCACCATGTACAAGCTGCTTGAGGAGAAACGCGAACCCAACCTGAGAACGGTGAGGGATATAATCCGCGCGCTGACCATGATCAGCCGATCCGATATCGATAAGTTCGTCGCCGTCATAGCGTCGTCTACTTTCATGGAGTCTCTCCCGAAGACCATGGTCGTGGACGGCAGGACCATATTCATCAGGGAATATCCCATCTCGACCGTCGAGGACGCGATAATAGCGGCGGTGAGAGCGGAACGGGACGGCGCGCTCGCAATTGTCTGCGCTCCCATCATCGCGCTCACGGTGAAAAAGATACTCCGCATACCGGTATCTCCGGTCATGCCTCTGGGAAGCGTCCTTAAAGCGCTTGACGACATTAAAGGTCTGGTCTGA